A genomic stretch from Haloferax sp. Atlit-12N includes:
- the glmM gene encoding phosphoglucosamine mutase: MKLFGSSGTRGVVGESLTPEFVLRVAKAAGTVWNADRVAIARDTRTTGEMFVNAAESGLASVGVDVDDLGVVPTPAAVRYCENQGVPGVVITASHNPPEFNGVKLVGDDGVELAVEELERIEDHILAEEFDVAEWDAVGKTRRVETANDDYREDLLANVDREKIADANLTVALDPGHGAGSLVTPDFLRELGCEVRTVNAQPDGHFPGRQSEPVPENLRDLERLVRATDADVGIAHDGDADRAVFVNEHGECISGEASLAALAAATLEPGDATVSAVNVSQRLVDVCEEVGADLELTPIGATNLITRIRELWREGRNVPIAGEGNGGVFYPNYRLVRDGAYIAAKFLELVAERPASELVAPYEDYYNVRINLEYDEESELTAMLNAAADYAESADATPNTTDGYRLDYGDAWVLVRPSGTEPKVRVYAEGRSEERATELAEDAADALRSAVATL; the protein is encoded by the coding sequence ATGAAACTCTTCGGTTCCAGCGGCACCCGCGGCGTGGTGGGTGAGAGCCTCACCCCGGAGTTCGTCCTCCGCGTCGCCAAGGCCGCCGGCACGGTCTGGAACGCAGACCGAGTCGCCATCGCACGCGACACCCGAACCACGGGCGAGATGTTCGTCAACGCCGCCGAGTCCGGGCTGGCGAGCGTGGGCGTCGACGTGGACGACCTCGGCGTCGTCCCCACCCCCGCCGCGGTCCGGTACTGCGAGAACCAGGGCGTTCCGGGCGTCGTCATCACGGCCTCGCACAACCCGCCGGAGTTCAACGGCGTCAAACTCGTCGGCGACGACGGCGTCGAACTCGCCGTCGAGGAGCTAGAGCGCATCGAAGACCACATCCTCGCCGAGGAGTTCGACGTGGCCGAGTGGGACGCCGTCGGCAAGACTCGGCGCGTCGAGACGGCGAACGACGACTACCGCGAGGACCTCCTCGCTAACGTCGACCGCGAGAAAATCGCCGACGCGAACCTCACCGTCGCGCTCGACCCCGGCCACGGTGCCGGGTCGCTCGTCACGCCCGACTTCCTCCGCGAACTCGGCTGTGAGGTCCGCACGGTCAACGCCCAACCCGACGGCCACTTCCCCGGTCGCCAGTCCGAACCGGTCCCCGAGAACCTCCGCGACCTCGAACGCCTCGTCCGCGCGACCGACGCCGACGTGGGAATCGCCCACGACGGCGACGCCGACCGGGCCGTCTTCGTGAACGAACACGGCGAGTGCATCTCCGGCGAGGCGTCGCTGGCCGCTCTCGCGGCCGCCACCCTCGAACCGGGCGACGCGACCGTCTCCGCGGTGAACGTCTCCCAGCGCCTCGTCGACGTCTGTGAGGAGGTCGGCGCCGACCTCGAACTCACGCCCATCGGCGCGACGAACCTCATCACCCGCATCCGCGAGCTCTGGCGCGAGGGTCGGAACGTCCCCATCGCGGGCGAGGGTAACGGGGGAGTGTTCTACCCGAACTACCGCCTCGTCCGCGACGGCGCGTACATCGCGGCGAAGTTCCTCGAACTCGTCGCCGAGCGCCCCGCCAGCGAACTCGTCGCGCCCTACGAGGACTACTACAACGTCCGCATCAACCTCGAATACGACGAGGAATCCGAGCTGACGGCGATGCTCAACGCCGCCGCCGACTACGCCGAATCGGCCGACGCGACCCCGAACACGACTGACGGCTACCGCCTTGACTACGGCGACGCGTGGGTGCTCGTCCGGCCCTCCGGGACCGAGCCGAAAGTCCGCGTCTACGCCGAAGGTCGCTCCGAGGAGCGCGCGACCGAACTCGCCGAGGACGCCGCCGACGCGCTCCGAAGCGCGGTCGCGACGCTGTAA
- the hisA gene encoding 1-(5-phosphoribosyl)-5-[(5-phosphoribosylamino)methylideneamino]imidazole-4-carboxamide isomerase: protein MFPEFEVVPAVDMQDGEVVQLVQGERGTEKTYGDPVEAARRWVDAGAETLHLVDLDGAFEGERKNAPAVDAVLDAVDVPLQLGGGIRTADDARDLLDRGVDRVILGTAAVENPDIVAELADDYPDGVMVSLDAKDGEVVVSGWTESTGLDPAEAAARYEELGAAAILFTDVDVEGQLEGVHLETTSAVVDAVDIPVVASGGVASLDDIRALREAGAAATVVGTALYEGRFTLEEAMEA, encoded by the coding sequence ATGTTCCCGGAGTTCGAAGTCGTCCCCGCGGTCGACATGCAAGACGGCGAAGTCGTCCAACTCGTGCAGGGCGAACGCGGCACCGAGAAGACCTACGGCGACCCGGTCGAGGCCGCCCGCCGCTGGGTCGACGCCGGCGCGGAGACGCTCCACCTCGTCGACCTCGACGGCGCGTTCGAGGGCGAGCGGAAGAACGCCCCGGCGGTCGACGCCGTCCTCGACGCGGTCGACGTGCCGCTCCAACTCGGCGGCGGCATCCGCACCGCCGACGACGCCCGCGACCTGCTGGACCGCGGCGTCGACCGCGTCATCCTCGGCACCGCGGCCGTCGAGAACCCCGACATCGTCGCCGAACTCGCCGACGACTACCCCGACGGCGTGATGGTCAGCCTCGACGCGAAGGACGGTGAGGTCGTCGTCTCCGGGTGGACCGAGAGCACCGGCCTCGACCCCGCCGAGGCGGCCGCCCGCTACGAGGAACTCGGCGCGGCGGCCATCCTCTTTACCGACGTCGACGTGGAGGGGCAACTCGAAGGCGTCCACCTCGAGACGACCTCGGCCGTCGTCGACGCGGTCGATATCCCCGTCGTCGCCTCCGGCGGCGTCGCCTCGCTCGACGACATCCGTGCACTCCGCGAGGCGGGCGCGGCGGCGACCGTCGTCGGCACCGCGCTCTACGAGGGGCGGTTCACGCTCGAAGAAGCGATGGAGGCGTAG
- the hisB gene encoding imidazoleglycerol-phosphate dehydratase HisB, with the protein MSDADRRAAVSRETSETTIDVTLSIDGDGDAVVDTGIGFFDHMLEAFAKHGLFDLTVQCDGDLHIDDHHTVEDVAIVLGEAFTEALGDKRGIVRYADRKVPLDEAVASVVVDVSGRPFFEFSGEFSQPYVGEFTSHMAEHFAMSLAMNAGLTLHADVEGDNAHHEVEALFKALARSLDDATRVDPRRSDTPSTKGKL; encoded by the coding sequence ATGAGCGACGCCGACCGACGCGCGGCCGTCTCCCGCGAGACGTCCGAGACGACCATCGACGTGACGCTGTCCATCGACGGCGACGGCGACGCGGTCGTCGACACCGGTATCGGATTCTTCGACCACATGCTGGAGGCCTTCGCCAAACACGGCCTGTTCGACCTGACCGTCCAGTGCGACGGCGACCTCCACATCGACGACCACCACACTGTCGAGGACGTGGCCATCGTCCTCGGCGAGGCGTTCACCGAGGCGCTCGGCGACAAGCGAGGCATCGTCCGCTACGCCGACCGCAAGGTCCCGCTCGACGAGGCCGTCGCCTCCGTCGTCGTGGACGTGTCTGGCCGCCCCTTCTTCGAGTTCTCGGGCGAGTTCTCCCAGCCGTACGTCGGCGAGTTCACGAGCCACATGGCCGAGCACTTCGCCATGTCGCTCGCCATGAACGCCGGCCTCACGCTCCACGCGGACGTCGAGGGCGACAACGCCCACCACGAGGTCGAGGCGCTGTTCAAGGCGCTCGCGCGGTCACTTGACGACGCGACCCGCGTGGACCCGCGGCGCTCGGACACGCCGAGCACGAAAGGAAAACTGTAG
- a CDS encoding ACT domain-containing protein, protein MFDEIMEKFEGSPSQQAVIRLLLERGFSVNDQGRVVSGGIEIPNTGIAREADVDRRVVDSTTDAILADEELRRIFQNISSIPSLMDLAPVLNLSVLTVEVADADEPGIVATVTSKLADAGISIRQTISEDPEFTDDPKLYIITDEPVPGDLLNDLSNLDFVRRIIIA, encoded by the coding sequence ATGTTCGACGAGATTATGGAGAAGTTCGAGGGCAGCCCGAGCCAGCAGGCCGTCATCCGGCTCCTCTTGGAACGGGGTTTTTCCGTCAACGACCAGGGACGGGTCGTCTCGGGCGGCATCGAGATACCGAACACCGGCATCGCCCGCGAGGCCGACGTGGACAGGCGCGTCGTCGATTCGACGACCGACGCCATCCTCGCCGACGAGGAGCTTCGACGAATCTTCCAGAACATCTCGTCGATTCCGAGCCTGATGGACCTCGCGCCGGTGCTCAACCTCTCCGTGCTCACCGTCGAGGTTGCCGACGCCGACGAGCCCGGTATCGTCGCCACCGTCACCTCGAAACTCGCCGACGCGGGCATCTCGATTCGCCAGACGATAAGCGAGGACCCCGAGTTCACCGACGACCCGAAGCTCTACATCATCACCGACGAGCCGGTTCCCGGCGACCTGCTCAACGACCTGTCGAACCTCGATTTCGTCCGCCGCATCATCATCGCCTGA
- a CDS encoding YigZ family protein, which yields MTDAYRTVAGRADARFEVNGSEFIGYVSPAETVEEAEAFVAEIEERHPDATHNVPAYRVPAGSASSSVPGGGNVMLREYQSDDGEPSGSSGKPALNVLVQQDVRNVAAVVTRYYGGTNLGVGGLARAYSRAVKEALDAAGVVEEIPHERFTATVEYDDSGSVRGLLESAGVEFEAAYEADVSFEVRVPVEDGADLRDRIRSATSGRADIE from the coding sequence ATGACCGACGCCTATCGAACCGTCGCCGGCCGGGCCGACGCCCGCTTCGAGGTCAACGGCTCGGAGTTCATCGGCTACGTCTCCCCCGCGGAGACGGTCGAGGAGGCGGAGGCGTTCGTCGCCGAAATCGAGGAGCGCCACCCCGACGCCACCCACAACGTCCCCGCCTACCGGGTGCCCGCGGGGTCGGCCTCGTCGTCGGTTCCCGGCGGGGGGAACGTCATGCTCCGCGAGTACCAGAGCGACGACGGCGAGCCGAGCGGCTCGTCGGGAAAACCGGCGCTCAACGTCCTCGTCCAGCAGGACGTGCGCAACGTCGCCGCCGTCGTGACGCGCTACTACGGCGGGACCAACCTCGGCGTCGGCGGCCTCGCTCGGGCGTACTCCCGCGCCGTGAAGGAGGCGCTCGACGCGGCGGGCGTCGTCGAGGAGATTCCCCACGAGCGGTTCACCGCGACCGTCGAGTACGACGACTCGGGGAGCGTTCGTGGACTGTTAGAAAGCGCGGGCGTCGAGTTCGAGGCCGCCTACGAGGCCGACGTGTCGTTCGAGGTCCGCGTCCCCGTCGAGGACGGGGCGGACCTCCGCGACCGCATCAGAAGCGCGACCAGCGGCCGCGCGGACATCGAGTAG
- a CDS encoding TRAP transporter fused permease subunit, with protein MNRTHDEGQSDGPDDEDASRSVPETDAAPADSPIRTDGGEPPADDDREAASTDEELSEEEAQEMLEGIDRKRTLSGWAAIFTSFVAIWFSVFQSWLAARGFEFAATIPLVGEVSLGSLQLLQVNSIHVAFALVLAFILFPATTGHGRFAAVLSRVVPTLASNLGEDNPVTRVAAGIRRFIRWLAVDPDRERVTPLDLLFIVLAVATAAYMVFEWSEIQRLRVFGLEAGRTVTEYLGAPFVSLSETLGPLGFLADAVVAAIGVLPFADVSYPFFLGAVGVLLVLEATRRSLGFYLMVIVASFIVYARFGYLISPSMPLIGVLSIPEGSWANIIQNLWYNTENGVFGIPVTVSVQFIYIFILFGAFLEMSGAGQWFIDLAYAATGTRKGGPAKASILASGFMGTISGSSIANTVTTGAFTIPLMKRSGYRSEFAGAVEASASSGGQILPPVMGAAAFLMIEFIGVPFSDIIIAAAIPAVVFFFGVWVMVHLEATRAGIGGLDRSEVVDLSKHLARGWFYLIPLVLLMYYLLVERLTVARSAWFTLIAIMALLSVVAAYSERTRVPLVGAIVAAFVAQLGSYITTGVGVIDAVTGGSGEPLGATAALFAAAGDLGIIAIFVSLVVMLVRPALDSPLLEFDDAVDEAADNVANAVSRPSLSDLNVFRYVTFIGKSMDSGARTSTEVVVAVAAAGIIPGVVSATGLGPNLTALIKAVAGGSIVLLLLFTAIASIILGMGMPTTVTYIILVSLLGPAIAQSSDIPLLAAHLFILYFGVIADITPPVAVAAYAASGIARSNPFRTGTKAFSLSLNKAIVPFAFALTPGILLLRGRGEAAAVITFADVAEIGYFVPEVVIPVAGVFIGVIGLGATVIGYLYSRVSQTERALFAFSAFLLMAPMLLLNAAFDLGSFLGLVGTVPDTVAVDLAMRAVGGALFGALAVKNRRETRERAAPTPAEQVEPTD; from the coding sequence ATGAACCGAACACACGACGAGGGCCAATCCGACGGCCCCGACGACGAAGACGCCTCCCGGTCCGTCCCGGAGACCGACGCGGCACCGGCCGACTCGCCGATTCGAACCGACGGCGGTGAGCCGCCCGCTGACGACGACCGCGAGGCCGCGAGTACCGACGAAGAACTATCCGAAGAAGAGGCACAAGAGATGCTGGAGGGTATCGACCGGAAGCGGACGCTTTCGGGGTGGGCGGCGATTTTCACGTCGTTCGTCGCCATCTGGTTTTCCGTCTTCCAGTCGTGGCTGGCCGCCCGCGGCTTCGAGTTCGCCGCGACGATACCGCTCGTCGGCGAGGTGTCGCTCGGTTCGCTCCAACTCCTGCAGGTGAACTCGATTCACGTCGCCTTCGCGCTCGTGCTGGCGTTCATCCTCTTCCCGGCGACGACCGGCCACGGTCGGTTCGCCGCAGTACTCAGTCGCGTGGTTCCGACCCTCGCGTCGAACCTCGGTGAGGACAACCCGGTCACCCGCGTTGCCGCGGGAATCCGCCGGTTCATCCGGTGGCTCGCGGTCGACCCGGACCGCGAGCGCGTGACGCCGCTCGACCTGCTGTTCATCGTGCTCGCCGTCGCCACGGCGGCCTACATGGTGTTCGAGTGGTCCGAGATTCAGCGGCTCCGCGTGTTCGGCCTCGAAGCCGGCCGGACGGTCACCGAGTACCTCGGCGCGCCGTTCGTCTCGCTGTCCGAGACGCTCGGCCCGCTCGGCTTCCTCGCCGACGCGGTCGTCGCGGCCATCGGCGTCCTCCCCTTCGCGGACGTGTCCTACCCGTTCTTCCTCGGTGCGGTCGGTGTCCTCCTCGTCCTGGAGGCGACCCGCCGCTCGCTCGGGTTCTACCTGATGGTCATCGTCGCCTCGTTCATCGTCTACGCGAGGTTCGGCTACCTCATCTCGCCGTCGATGCCGCTGATCGGCGTGCTGTCCATCCCCGAAGGGTCGTGGGCGAACATCATCCAGAACCTCTGGTACAACACCGAAAACGGCGTCTTCGGCATCCCGGTCACCGTCTCCGTGCAGTTCATCTACATCTTCATCCTGTTCGGGGCGTTCCTGGAGATGTCGGGAGCCGGCCAGTGGTTCATCGACCTCGCGTACGCCGCGACCGGGACCCGCAAGGGCGGCCCGGCGAAGGCGTCTATCCTCGCGTCCGGCTTCATGGGAACCATCTCCGGTTCCTCTATCGCCAACACGGTGACGACCGGCGCGTTCACCATCCCGCTGATGAAGCGGTCGGGCTACCGCTCGGAGTTCGCCGGGGCCGTCGAGGCCTCCGCCTCCTCCGGCGGGCAGATTCTCCCGCCGGTGATGGGCGCGGCGGCGTTCCTCATGATAGAGTTCATCGGCGTCCCCTTCTCCGACATCATCATCGCGGCGGCCATCCCCGCCGTGGTGTTCTTCTTCGGCGTGTGGGTGATGGTCCACCTCGAAGCGACGCGGGCCGGTATCGGCGGCCTCGACCGCTCCGAGGTCGTCGACCTCAGCAAGCACCTCGCTCGCGGGTGGTTCTACCTCATCCCGCTGGTGTTGCTCATGTACTACCTGCTGGTCGAGCGCCTGACGGTCGCGCGCTCGGCGTGGTTCACGCTCATCGCCATCATGGCGCTCCTGTCCGTCGTCGCGGCGTACAGCGAGCGGACCCGCGTCCCCCTCGTGGGCGCTATCGTGGCGGCGTTCGTCGCGCAACTCGGCTCCTACATCACTACCGGCGTCGGCGTCATCGACGCGGTCACGGGCGGAAGCGGCGAACCGCTCGGCGCGACCGCCGCGCTCTTCGCCGCCGCGGGCGACCTCGGCATCATCGCCATCTTCGTCAGCCTCGTCGTGATGCTCGTCCGACCGGCGCTCGACTCGCCGCTGTTGGAGTTCGACGACGCGGTCGACGAGGCCGCCGACAACGTCGCCAACGCGGTCTCGCGGCCGTCGCTGTCGGACCTGAACGTCTTCCGCTACGTGACGTTCATCGGGAAGTCGATGGACTCCGGCGCGCGCACTTCGACCGAAGTCGTCGTCGCCGTCGCCGCCGCGGGCATCATCCCCGGCGTCGTCAGCGCGACCGGCCTCGGCCCGAACCTGACCGCGCTCATCAAGGCGGTCGCCGGCGGCTCTATCGTCCTCTTGCTCCTGTTCACGGCTATCGCGTCCATCATCCTCGGGATGGGGATGCCGACGACGGTGACGTACATCATCCTCGTCTCGCTGCTCGGGCCGGCCATCGCGCAGTCCTCCGACATCCCGCTGCTCGCGGCCCACCTGTTCATCCTCTACTTCGGGGTGATAGCGGACATCACACCGCCGGTGGCGGTCGCGGCGTACGCCGCCTCCGGCATTGCCCGGTCGAATCCGTTCCGGACCGGGACGAAGGCGTTCTCGCTGTCGCTCAACAAGGCAATCGTGCCGTTCGCGTTCGCCCTGACACCGGGCATTCTGCTCCTCCGCGGACGGGGCGAGGCCGCGGCGGTCATCACGTTCGCCGACGTGGCCGAAATCGGCTACTTCGTTCCCGAGGTGGTCATCCCGGTCGCGGGCGTCTTCATCGGCGTCATCGGACTCGGCGCGACCGTCATCGGTTACCTCTACAGCCGCGTGTCGCAGACCGAGCGGGCCCTGTTCGCCTTCTCGGCGTTCCTGCTCATGGCCCCGATGCTTCTGTTGAACGCCGCGTTCGACCTCGGGAGCTTCCTCGGACTCGTCGGGACCGTCCCCGACACGGTCGCCGTCGACCTCGCCATGCGCGCGGTCGGTGGCGCGCTGTTCGGCGCGCTCGCCGTGAAAAACCGCCGCGAGACGCGTGAACGGGCCGCACCGACTCCCGCAGAACAGGTCGAACCGACCGACTGA
- a CDS encoding DUF1850 domain-containing protein, translated as MLDSTPTRLLVVVAVLAVAVGGSAAVPAGQVLVVEDAETGERLQTMPVEENTTVALEYTHSVEKTRVLDAYAVQDGELVMTKMEFKSYGAGLPARANVTTENGSFVFDPEGSYEDLYVKPGHIAGHKLHVGDQTYDLVALSDARSVRLYVTHRSVLDAALH; from the coding sequence ATGCTTGATTCGACTCCCACACGTCTCCTCGTCGTAGTCGCGGTGCTGGCGGTCGCCGTCGGCGGGAGCGCCGCCGTTCCGGCCGGACAGGTGCTCGTCGTCGAAGACGCCGAGACCGGCGAGCGACTACAGACGATGCCGGTCGAAGAGAACACGACCGTCGCGCTCGAATACACCCACAGCGTCGAGAAAACGCGCGTCCTCGACGCCTACGCGGTCCAAGACGGTGAACTCGTCATGACCAAAATGGAGTTCAAGTCCTACGGCGCGGGCCTGCCCGCTCGGGCGAACGTGACGACCGAAAACGGCTCGTTCGTCTTCGACCCCGAGGGAAGCTACGAGGACCTGTACGTCAAACCCGGCCACATCGCCGGCCACAAGCTACACGTCGGTGACCAGACCTACGACCTCGTGGCGCTCTCCGACGCGCGCTCGGTCCGCCTGTACGTCACGCATCGCTCCGTCCTCGACGCCGCCCTCCACTGA
- a CDS encoding TAXI family TRAP transporter solute-binding subunit, with amino-acid sequence MTRKLDRRQFIAATGAAGLAGLAGCSGGGGEETTTTTTESGGEETTTAEETTTESGGNGGTESRLSWHAGGTGGTYYPLSNEFKSVIEGQTDFTIQVQSTGASVENVGSLARGDADFALIQNDVAYFARNGEGIEAFQGSPVENLRGVATLYPETIHVVTLADTGIETPSDLSGATINTGDLGSGTQVNATQILEALGISDYSEQNTGFSQASDQLKNGDIDAAFVVGGWPVGAIEELAATEDVRIVPIEGEDRTAVKDAAPFYADDEVPSGTYGLENPAPTVSVQAMIATNAEQPESTVESVTSAIFENVDELTIKTDFISRESAQDGMSIELHPGAQAYFG; translated from the coding sequence ATGACTCGGAAACTTGACCGCCGACAGTTTATCGCCGCGACAGGTGCCGCTGGCCTCGCCGGCCTCGCCGGCTGTTCCGGTGGCGGTGGCGAAGAGACGACGACGACGACGACCGAATCCGGTGGCGAAGAGACCACCACCGCCGAGGAGACGACGACCGAATCCGGCGGTAACGGCGGCACCGAGAGCCGACTCTCGTGGCACGCCGGCGGGACGGGCGGTACGTACTACCCCCTCTCGAACGAGTTCAAGTCAGTCATCGAGGGACAGACGGACTTCACGATTCAGGTGCAGTCCACCGGCGCGTCCGTCGAGAACGTCGGCAGCCTCGCCCGCGGCGACGCTGACTTCGCGCTGATTCAGAACGACGTCGCCTACTTCGCCCGCAACGGCGAGGGCATCGAGGCGTTCCAGGGCAGCCCCGTCGAGAACCTCCGCGGCGTCGCCACGCTCTACCCCGAGACGATTCACGTCGTCACGCTCGCCGACACGGGCATCGAGACGCCGTCCGACCTCTCCGGTGCGACCATCAACACCGGCGACCTCGGCTCCGGGACGCAGGTCAACGCGACCCAGATTCTCGAAGCCCTCGGCATCTCCGACTACAGCGAGCAGAACACCGGCTTCTCGCAGGCCTCCGACCAGCTGAAGAACGGCGACATCGACGCCGCGTTCGTCGTCGGCGGCTGGCCGGTCGGCGCTATCGAGGAACTCGCCGCGACCGAGGACGTGCGCATCGTCCCCATCGAGGGCGAGGACCGCACGGCCGTCAAGGACGCCGCGCCGTTCTACGCCGACGACGAAGTCCCGTCGGGCACCTACGGACTGGAGAACCCCGCGCCGACCGTCTCGGTGCAGGCCATGATTGCGACGAACGCCGAGCAGCCCGAATCGACCGTCGAGTCGGTCACGAGCGCCATCTTCGAGAACGTCGACGAACTCACCATCAAGACTGACTTCATCTCCCGGGAGAGCGCCCAGGACGGCATGTCCATCGAGCTCCACCCCGGCGCGCAGGCCTACTTCGGCTGA
- the upp gene encoding uracil phosphoribosyltransferase: MPIEDRDDAYLITHALAKDTLSRLRDVETTQVAFRKGLVKLGRICGYEIIDGAMETEYVTIQTPLAETTGERVKGLDNVVIINVLRAATPFVEGLLKAFPRAKQGVISAGRDEEAGMDDDGGFPITIDYVKLPEITEKDTVIVADPMLATGSTMCSVLDHILENAGVDPEKLFVLSAVSAPDGLLRVDNEFPEVDLLTVSIDDYLDDDGYIVPGLGDAGDRAFRTT, from the coding sequence ATGCCCATCGAAGACCGAGACGACGCGTACCTCATCACGCACGCGCTGGCGAAGGACACGCTCTCGCGCCTCCGGGACGTGGAGACGACGCAGGTCGCCTTCCGGAAAGGCCTCGTCAAACTCGGCCGCATCTGTGGCTACGAGATAATCGACGGCGCGATGGAGACCGAGTACGTCACCATCCAGACCCCGCTCGCGGAGACGACCGGCGAGCGCGTGAAGGGTCTCGACAACGTCGTCATCATCAACGTGCTCCGCGCTGCAACGCCGTTCGTGGAGGGACTGCTCAAGGCGTTCCCGCGGGCGAAGCAGGGCGTCATCTCCGCCGGCCGCGACGAGGAGGCGGGGATGGACGACGACGGCGGCTTCCCCATCACCATCGACTACGTGAAGCTCCCCGAAATCACGGAGAAGGACACGGTCATCGTGGCCGACCCGATGCTCGCGACCGGCTCGACGATGTGCTCGGTCCTCGACCACATCCTCGAGAACGCCGGCGTCGACCCCGAGAAGCTGTTCGTCCTCTCGGCCGTCTCCGCGCCCGACGGCCTGCTCCGCGTCGACAACGAGTTCCCCGAGGTGGACCTGCTGACGGTCTCCATCGACGACTATCTCGACGACGACGGCTACATCGTCCCCGGCCTGGGCGACGCCGGCGACCGCGCGTTCCGCACGACGTAA
- a CDS encoding GTP-binding protein, whose amino-acid sequence MNAGETIPVTVLGGSLGAGKTTLLNHLLTNAGDRDIAVLVNDMGSVNVDAELVAEESDLAVGDGVTELSNGCICCELQDDLETAVVRLARERSFDHLVVEASGVSEPGPVARLFVTSRAAARYDVAGLATVVDSRLFADTFGDGDPERTVAEEGDGSVRPLSDLLVEQVESADLVVLNKRDLVSDAELAAVRDAVEALRPGATVVETTRGDVDVDLLLSDLHDPDAPVGWRAALESDTGGDDRDQDGHGDHDEHDDHSHDAHDEHDHDDTPHAEATYGVTSFVYRRRASLDPDGAAAVLGDLPDSVVRAKGSLWVAGAEDVHYTYSQAGPSAYVAAAGPWVASRPEFEQDTYRRNHPELDWHDDHGDRRTELVFIGRGMDEDALAAALDDHLLDPGASADAGDYPTDPGEEVALAEPTRERESVPTAGATPEGGR is encoded by the coding sequence ATGAACGCGGGGGAGACGATTCCGGTGACGGTACTCGGCGGGAGTCTCGGGGCGGGCAAGACGACGCTTCTCAACCACCTGTTGACGAACGCCGGCGACCGCGACATCGCCGTGCTCGTCAACGACATGGGCTCCGTGAACGTCGACGCCGAACTCGTCGCCGAGGAGTCCGACCTCGCAGTCGGCGACGGCGTGACCGAACTCTCGAACGGCTGTATCTGCTGTGAGCTACAGGACGACCTCGAAACCGCGGTCGTCCGCCTCGCGCGAGAACGGTCGTTCGACCACCTCGTCGTCGAGGCCTCGGGCGTCTCGGAGCCCGGTCCGGTCGCCAGACTGTTCGTCACCTCGCGGGCGGCCGCCCGCTACGACGTGGCCGGCCTCGCCACGGTCGTCGATTCGCGGCTGTTCGCGGACACCTTCGGCGACGGCGACCCCGAACGAACCGTCGCCGAGGAGGGGGACGGCTCGGTGCGTCCGCTGTCGGACCTCCTCGTCGAGCAGGTCGAGAGCGCCGACCTCGTCGTCCTCAACAAGCGCGACCTCGTCTCCGACGCGGAACTCGCGGCGGTCCGCGACGCGGTCGAGGCGCTCCGCCCCGGCGCGACCGTGGTGGAGACGACCCGCGGCGACGTGGACGTGGACCTGCTCCTGTCGGACCTCCACGACCCCGACGCGCCCGTCGGCTGGCGGGCGGCGCTGGAGAGTGACACGGGAGGAGACGACCGCGACCAAGACGGCCACGGCGACCACGACGAACACGACGACCACAGCCATGACGCCCACGACGAACACGACCACGACGACACCCCGCACGCGGAAGCGACCTACGGCGTCACGTCGTTCGTCTACCGCCGACGGGCATCGCTCGACCCCGACGGCGCGGCCGCGGTGCTGGGCGACCTCCCCGACTCGGTCGTCCGGGCGAAAGGGTCGCTGTGGGTTGCCGGAGCCGAGGACGTCCACTACACCTACAGTCAGGCCGGCCCGTCGGCGTACGTCGCCGCCGCCGGCCCGTGGGTCGCCTCGCGCCCCGAGTTCGAACAGGACACCTACCGCCGCAACCACCCCGAACTCGACTGGCACGACGACCACGGCGACAGGCGGACCGAACTGGTGTTCATCGGCCGCGGGATGGACGAAGACGCACTCGCGGCCGCGCTCGACGACCACCTGCTCGACCCCGGCGCGTCCGCGGACGCCGGCGACTACCCGACCGACCCCGGCGAGGAAGTCGCACTCGCGGAGCCGACCCGGGAGCGCGAGTCGGTCCCGACCGCGGGCGCGACCCCGGAGGGTGGACGATGA